From one Marmota flaviventris isolate mMarFla1 chromosome 1, mMarFla1.hap1, whole genome shotgun sequence genomic stretch:
- the Spring1 gene encoding SREBP regulating gene protein isoform X1: MPPGPRACFAPLPGRHAPRPSWDGEPGGHGVAPAPAEEEERAVRDRNLLQVQDHDQPIPWKVQFNLGNSSRPSNQCRNSIQGKHLITDDLGYVCERKDLLTNGCCDVSVPSTKQYCCDGCLANGCCSAYEHCVSCCLQPNKQLLLERFLNRAAVAFQNLFMAVEDHFELCLAKCRTSSQQSLHFGVSSDLYGDRVVVCFRIQGARAECAAREHLSGPRGQVLLRREPARALPCVTAAAAWGLRHCWRTRHPGPDLNVPASPGQGDKVAWGHFDCDHFLCCPRALPTIRLHLAELFYEADWNLGLGPGRKEPRAELGVVSASLETQLGTHTGACGLCPSGSGCSLPF, from the exons ATGCCGCCGGGTCCCCGGGCCTGCTTTGCTCCGCTCCCCGGCCGCCACGCCCCGCGTCCCAGCTGGGATGGTGAACCTGGCGGCCATGGTGTGGCGCCGGCTCCTGCGGAAGAG GAGGAGAGGGCAGTGAGAGATCGGAATCTCCTCCAGGTTCAGGACCACGACCAACCCATTCCATGGAAGGTACAGTTCAACTTGGGCAATAGCAGCCGGCCAAGCAATCAGTGCCGGAACTCCATTCAAGGGAAGCACCTCATCACGGACGACCTGG GGTACGTCTGTGAACGGAAGGATCTGCTGACCAATGGCTGCTGTGATGTCAGCGTCCCCAGCACAAAGCAGTACTGCTGCGATGGCTGCCTGGCCAACGGCTGCTGCAGCGCCTACGAGCACTGTGTGTCCTGCTGCCTGCAGCCCAACAAG CAACTTCTCCTGGAGCGCTTCCTCAACCGGGCAGCAGTGGCATTCCAGAACCTCTTCATGGCAGTGGAAGATCACTTTGAACTGTGCTTGGCTAAGTGCAGGACCTCTTCCCAG CAGTCCCTCCACTTTGGAGTGAGCAGTGATTTGTACGGCGACAGAGTTGTGGTTTGTTTTAGGATTCAAGGGGCCAGGGCAG AGTGTGCAGCACGAGAACACCTATCGGGACCCCGTGGCCAAGTACTGCTACGGAGAGAGCCCGCCCGAGCTCTTCCCTGCGTGACGGCCGCTGCAGCCTGGGGCCTGAGACACTGCTGGAGGACGCGCCACCCAGGGCCAGACTTAAATGTCCCAGCCAGTCCAGGGCAAGGAGACAAGGTGGCATGGGGACACTTTGACTGTGACCACTTCCTGTGCTGTCCACGGGCGCTGCCCACCATCAGGCTGCACCTGGCAGAGCTCTTCTATGAAGCGGACTGGAACCTCGGGCTGGGCCCAGGCAGGAAAGAACCGCGGGCTGAGCTGGGGGTGGTGTCGGCCTCCCTGGAGACTCAGCTCGGCACCCACACAGGGGCCTGTGGCTTGTGTCCATCAGGCTCCGGGTGTTCACTTCCATTTTGA
- the Spring1 gene encoding SREBP regulating gene protein isoform X3, translating into MPPGPRACFAPLPGRHAPRPSWDGEPGGHGVAPAPAEEEERAVRDRNLLQVQDHDQPIPWKVQFNLGNSSRPSNQCRNSIQGKHLITDDLGYVCERKDLLTNGCCDVSVPSTKQYCCDGCLANGCCSAYEHCVSCCLQPNKQLLLERFLNRAAVAFQNLFMAVEDHFELCLAKCRTSSQSVQHENTYRDPVAKYCYGESPPELFPA; encoded by the exons ATGCCGCCGGGTCCCCGGGCCTGCTTTGCTCCGCTCCCCGGCCGCCACGCCCCGCGTCCCAGCTGGGATGGTGAACCTGGCGGCCATGGTGTGGCGCCGGCTCCTGCGGAAGAG GAGGAGAGGGCAGTGAGAGATCGGAATCTCCTCCAGGTTCAGGACCACGACCAACCCATTCCATGGAAGGTACAGTTCAACTTGGGCAATAGCAGCCGGCCAAGCAATCAGTGCCGGAACTCCATTCAAGGGAAGCACCTCATCACGGACGACCTGG GGTACGTCTGTGAACGGAAGGATCTGCTGACCAATGGCTGCTGTGATGTCAGCGTCCCCAGCACAAAGCAGTACTGCTGCGATGGCTGCCTGGCCAACGGCTGCTGCAGCGCCTACGAGCACTGTGTGTCCTGCTGCCTGCAGCCCAACAAG CAACTTCTCCTGGAGCGCTTCCTCAACCGGGCAGCAGTGGCATTCCAGAACCTCTTCATGGCAGTGGAAGATCACTTTGAACTGTGCTTGGCTAAGTGCAGGACCTCTTCCCAG AGTGTGCAGCACGAGAACACCTATCGGGACCCCGTGGCCAAGTACTGCTACGGAGAGAGCCCGCCCGAGCTCTTCCCTGCGTGA
- the Spring1 gene encoding SREBP regulating gene protein isoform X4, translating into MVNLAAMVWRRLLRKRWVLALVFGLSLVYFLSSTLKQEERAVRDRNLLQVQDHDQPIPWKVQFNLGNSSRPSNQCRNSIQGKHLITDDLGYVCERKDLLTNGCCDVSVPSTKQYCCDGCLANGCCSAYEHCVSCCLQPNKQLLLERFLNRAAVAFQNLFMAVEDHFELCLAKCRTSSQSVQHENTYRDPVAKYCYGESPPELFPA; encoded by the exons ATGGTGAACCTGGCGGCCATGGTGTGGCGCCGGCTCCTGCGGAAGAGGTGGGTGCTGGCCCTGGTCTTCGGGCTCTCGCTGGTCTACTTCCTCAGCAGCACCCTAAAGCAG GAGGAGAGGGCAGTGAGAGATCGGAATCTCCTCCAGGTTCAGGACCACGACCAACCCATTCCATGGAAGGTACAGTTCAACTTGGGCAATAGCAGCCGGCCAAGCAATCAGTGCCGGAACTCCATTCAAGGGAAGCACCTCATCACGGACGACCTGG GGTACGTCTGTGAACGGAAGGATCTGCTGACCAATGGCTGCTGTGATGTCAGCGTCCCCAGCACAAAGCAGTACTGCTGCGATGGCTGCCTGGCCAACGGCTGCTGCAGCGCCTACGAGCACTGTGTGTCCTGCTGCCTGCAGCCCAACAAG CAACTTCTCCTGGAGCGCTTCCTCAACCGGGCAGCAGTGGCATTCCAGAACCTCTTCATGGCAGTGGAAGATCACTTTGAACTGTGCTTGGCTAAGTGCAGGACCTCTTCCCAG AGTGTGCAGCACGAGAACACCTATCGGGACCCCGTGGCCAAGTACTGCTACGGAGAGAGCCCGCCCGAGCTCTTCCCTGCGTGA
- the Spring1 gene encoding SREBP regulating gene protein isoform X2, with product MVNLAAMVWRRLLRKRWVLALVFGLSLVYFLSSTLKQEERAVRDRNLLQVQDHDQPIPWKVQFNLGNSSRPSNQCRNSIQGKHLITDDLGYVCERKDLLTNGCCDVSVPSTKQYCCDGCLANGCCSAYEHCVSCCLQPNKQLLLERFLNRAAVAFQNLFMAVEDHFELCLAKCRTSSQQSLHFGVSSDLYGDRVVVCFRIQGARAECAAREHLSGPRGQVLLRREPARALPCVTAAAAWGLRHCWRTRHPGPDLNVPASPGQGDKVAWGHFDCDHFLCCPRALPTIRLHLAELFYEADWNLGLGPGRKEPRAELGVVSASLETQLGTHTGACGLCPSGSGCSLPF from the exons ATGGTGAACCTGGCGGCCATGGTGTGGCGCCGGCTCCTGCGGAAGAGGTGGGTGCTGGCCCTGGTCTTCGGGCTCTCGCTGGTCTACTTCCTCAGCAGCACCCTAAAGCAG GAGGAGAGGGCAGTGAGAGATCGGAATCTCCTCCAGGTTCAGGACCACGACCAACCCATTCCATGGAAGGTACAGTTCAACTTGGGCAATAGCAGCCGGCCAAGCAATCAGTGCCGGAACTCCATTCAAGGGAAGCACCTCATCACGGACGACCTGG GGTACGTCTGTGAACGGAAGGATCTGCTGACCAATGGCTGCTGTGATGTCAGCGTCCCCAGCACAAAGCAGTACTGCTGCGATGGCTGCCTGGCCAACGGCTGCTGCAGCGCCTACGAGCACTGTGTGTCCTGCTGCCTGCAGCCCAACAAG CAACTTCTCCTGGAGCGCTTCCTCAACCGGGCAGCAGTGGCATTCCAGAACCTCTTCATGGCAGTGGAAGATCACTTTGAACTGTGCTTGGCTAAGTGCAGGACCTCTTCCCAG CAGTCCCTCCACTTTGGAGTGAGCAGTGATTTGTACGGCGACAGAGTTGTGGTTTGTTTTAGGATTCAAGGGGCCAGGGCAG AGTGTGCAGCACGAGAACACCTATCGGGACCCCGTGGCCAAGTACTGCTACGGAGAGAGCCCGCCCGAGCTCTTCCCTGCGTGACGGCCGCTGCAGCCTGGGGCCTGAGACACTGCTGGAGGACGCGCCACCCAGGGCCAGACTTAAATGTCCCAGCCAGTCCAGGGCAAGGAGACAAGGTGGCATGGGGACACTTTGACTGTGACCACTTCCTGTGCTGTCCACGGGCGCTGCCCACCATCAGGCTGCACCTGGCAGAGCTCTTCTATGAAGCGGACTGGAACCTCGGGCTGGGCCCAGGCAGGAAAGAACCGCGGGCTGAGCTGGGGGTGGTGTCGGCCTCCCTGGAGACTCAGCTCGGCACCCACACAGGGGCCTGTGGCTTGTGTCCATCAGGCTCCGGGTGTTCACTTCCATTTTGA
- the Spring1 gene encoding SREBP regulating gene protein isoform X5, which produces MPPGPRACFAPLPGRHAPRPSWDGEPGGHGVAPAPAEEVGAGPGLRALAGLLPQQHPKAGYVCERKDLLTNGCCDVSVPSTKQYCCDGCLANGCCSAYEHCVSCCLQPNKQLLLERFLNRAAVAFQNLFMAVEDHFELCLAKCRTSSQSVQHENTYRDPVAKYCYGESPPELFPA; this is translated from the exons ATGCCGCCGGGTCCCCGGGCCTGCTTTGCTCCGCTCCCCGGCCGCCACGCCCCGCGTCCCAGCTGGGATGGTGAACCTGGCGGCCATGGTGTGGCGCCGGCTCCTGCGGAAGAGGTGGGTGCTGGCCCTGGTCTTCGGGCTCTCGCTGGTCTACTTCCTCAGCAGCACCCTAAAGCAG GGTACGTCTGTGAACGGAAGGATCTGCTGACCAATGGCTGCTGTGATGTCAGCGTCCCCAGCACAAAGCAGTACTGCTGCGATGGCTGCCTGGCCAACGGCTGCTGCAGCGCCTACGAGCACTGTGTGTCCTGCTGCCTGCAGCCCAACAAG CAACTTCTCCTGGAGCGCTTCCTCAACCGGGCAGCAGTGGCATTCCAGAACCTCTTCATGGCAGTGGAAGATCACTTTGAACTGTGCTTGGCTAAGTGCAGGACCTCTTCCCAG AGTGTGCAGCACGAGAACACCTATCGGGACCCCGTGGCCAAGTACTGCTACGGAGAGAGCCCGCCCGAGCTCTTCCCTGCGTGA